From Ignisphaera aggregans DSM 17230, the proteins below share one genomic window:
- a CDS encoding hypothetical protein (KEGG: tpe:Tpen_1182 hypothetical protein~SPTR: A1RZF0 Putative uncharacterized protein) — protein sequence MLNNNRLGPDKRYVYIDGIRDSLEKAIGIGIDIQILNEAPPAFIYKVLRDGRIIVEKRVGISSILKIHALEDMRRLKRTSLLYSQKPCYA from the coding sequence TTGCTAAACAATAATAGGCTTGGGCCAGATAAGAGATATGTCTACATCGATGGGATTAGAGATAGTCTTGAGAAAGCTATTGGGATAGGAATCGATATACAGATACTAAATGAAGCACCACCAGCATTCATATACAAAGTACTTAGGGATGGTAGGATAATAGTTGAGAAGAGGGTTGGCATAAGCTCGATACTAAAGATACATGCATTGGAAGATATGAGGAGACTGAAAAGAACATCATTGTTATACAGCCAAAAACCATGCTATGCCTAG
- a CDS encoding Protein of unknown function DUF104 (InterPro IPR008203~KEGG: ape:APE_2616a hypothetical protein~PFAM: Protein of unknown function DUF104~SPTR: Q05DW4 Putative uncharacterized protein~PFAM: Protein of unknown function DUF104) — protein sequence MTNEVIRIRVRYEDGVLKPLDKIDAIDGEEFEVIIIRKTFEGFYEETKDMVFEVDRDIVEDFLCER from the coding sequence ATGACAAACGAGGTTATAAGAATACGTGTAAGATATGAAGATGGTGTTCTAAAGCCTTTGGACAAAATTGATGCTATTGATGGTGAAGAGTTTGAGGTGATAATAATTAGAAAAACATTTGAGGGATTCTATGAAGAGACAAAGGATATGGTATTTGAGGTTGATAGAGATATTGTTGAGGATTTCCTCTGTGAGAGGTAG
- a CDS encoding conserved hypothetical protein (KEGG: tpe:Tpen_1182 hypothetical protein~SPTR: A1RZF0 Putative uncharacterized protein), giving the protein MSKLRRIEEERRRPREMSFDEREKIIEFIRQILEKEEYIELAVIHGGFLASKVFRDIDIAVYINICSL; this is encoded by the coding sequence ATGTCGAAGCTAAGGAGAATTGAGGAGGAGAGAAGAAGACCCAGGGAGATGTCATTTGATGAAAGGGAGAAGATAATAGAGTTTATCAGACAAATCCTTGAGAAGGAGGAGTATATAGAGCTTGCTGTTATCCACGGAGGTTTTCTTGCATCTAAGGTGTTTAGAGATATAGATATAGCTGTATATATCAATATATGCTCTCTATGA
- a CDS encoding peptidase S26B, signal peptidase (InterPro IPR001733:IPR019759~KEGG: dka:DKAM_0080 hypothetical protein~PFAM: Peptidase S24/S26A/S26B, conserved region~SPTR: B8D3E0 Putative uncharacterized protein~TIGRFAM: peptidase S26B, signal peptidase~PFAM: Peptidase S24-like~TIGRFAM: signal peptidase I, archaeal type) yields MARYLDYIVVGVLFVLFVGRVFWFPIALFVVSGNSMLPSYRSGDIVLGVAVYLSGYSVGDVVVWYATFTHGVIHRVYNVTDGYVVTKGDNNPLPDPPVPKGFVRYRVVVLVPRELWISVAIALAIFYLYRRRRDIVYMLRYSGAGGLGVATAVFAVFMVIDIVTLFAIAIQWFSYRTVLVTPSVELRGIDVVNGSIAYIDYNIDNAIPIGVTSCLVNISSYVYRCPYSYISGHIAVVAIPREIYRDAYRVSNSTIARISIALNISFDKGWVYGVYSYVVNWRPLDIYVENRSLAIYNPNHIPFNITDMRIVYMDIDSFGRPYILDTLYIGNKSIEPLTKIVIEPVEKGRYCYIQFTYSYKFSDKGYVYESRRIDFG; encoded by the coding sequence ATGGCTAGATATCTAGACTATATTGTTGTTGGTGTTCTGTTTGTTTTGTTTGTTGGTAGGGTTTTTTGGTTTCCTATTGCTCTCTTTGTTGTTTCTGGTAACTCTATGCTTCCGAGTTATAGGTCTGGGGATATTGTTCTTGGTGTTGCTGTTTATCTCTCTGGTTATAGCGTTGGTGATGTTGTTGTTTGGTATGCTACTTTTACCCATGGTGTTATCCACAGGGTCTACAATGTGACGGATGGCTATGTTGTTACGAAGGGTGATAATAATCCTTTGCCTGATCCTCCTGTGCCAAAGGGCTTTGTTAGGTATAGAGTTGTTGTTTTGGTTCCTAGAGAGCTCTGGATCTCTGTTGCTATTGCTCTAGCTATCTTCTATCTCTATCGTAGGAGGAGAGATATTGTCTATATGCTTAGATATAGCGGGGCTGGTGGTCTTGGTGTAGCTACAGCTGTTTTCGCTGTATTCATGGTTATAGATATTGTTACCCTGTTTGCCATAGCTATACAGTGGTTTAGCTATAGAACTGTCTTGGTAACACCATCTGTAGAGCTTAGAGGTATAGATGTTGTAAATGGCTCTATAGCATATATAGACTACAACATAGACAACGCCATACCTATCGGAGTAACGAGCTGTCTCGTCAATATATCTAGCTATGTATATAGATGTCCCTACAGCTATATATCTGGGCATATAGCTGTTGTTGCTATACCTAGAGAGATATATAGAGATGCATATAGAGTCTCAAACAGCACTATAGCGAGAATATCTATTGCTCTAAACATATCCTTTGACAAGGGATGGGTATATGGGGTCTATAGCTATGTCGTTAACTGGAGACCTCTAGATATATATGTAGAGAATAGGAGTCTAGCTATATACAACCCAAACCATATACCGTTCAACATAACAGATATGAGGATAGTGTATATGGATATAGATAGCTTTGGAAGACCATATATACTCGACACCCTCTACATTGGAAACAAATCCATTGAACCACTAACAAAGATTGTTATAGAGCCTGTAGAGAAGGGGAGATACTGCTACATACAGTTCACCTACAGCTACAAATTCTCGGATAAGGGATATGTATATGAGAGTAGAAGAATAGACTTTGGATAA
- a CDS encoding hypothetical protein (KEGG: dka:DKAM_0082 hypothetical protein~SPTR: B8D3E2 Putative uncharacterized protein) → MNLQPVAPSLTFVSPPYGYTCTALVRTSRGAITYTDFETYPLSGWQNNGGTNFQLVTGHKGSALQYSDNNGGIGSASQYYYNTRLDTTYSSLWVAVKVYGSPTTTYKGLALINAGLNRLYEISIYSSSIYVWSYNVESAGGWRQLGSATISNFNSGYWYTIVLNYTVTSTAVNFYVWVYDPYGNQVAYLTASSTSGNRFRPAYIGLEVDYTGFIGTGYSIFDDFIISTTDPRTVTFSNLQSGLVFNIYDNLGTLTYSFTATSSTYSLNVVRDVVLGTGSDGNIRISYPGGSFLCLNVSIPTSDAFLGGDKYSLITYTLSTSIDPTGTNAVVTAYVSSGSNALTSFYAVNLTATQNYYLMLELDVGSSTIDSSLNAEIYVEGNSQKITIVNGAPTSTSTDWVFLPSSSTKHVIVGNAYASSESTSTLVLKVIGCVGGPNYVGACVIYPLTIQLIDPDPTLSYAEPQPATNPSKTSYEPYSWPEALGDESGYFDEVVSTQLLLNYDFNESLSHWEVVNGTYLKWVSSTDPQALGGVALLNGTLPKGINGDTALIQQVFTAPRIVGDLKLEVRCRYEAQPKGQLSSQSLTISIIDLGNGNIVWSTSLTPTSYYNVYSYAIPSDLLEFGNEYLVLIQVNVSSKGNTDLDYRLYLDYVLLEEGD, encoded by the coding sequence GTGAATCTCCAGCCTGTTGCTCCTAGTCTCACATTTGTCAGTCCCCCCTATGGTTATACATGCACAGCACTAGTCAGAACCTCTAGAGGTGCCATAACATACACGGACTTCGAGACATATCCCTTATCTGGGTGGCAAAATAACGGCGGAACGAACTTCCAGCTTGTTACTGGACATAAAGGTTCTGCACTTCAGTACAGCGATAACAATGGAGGTATAGGCAGTGCTTCCCAGTACTACTACAACACTAGGTTGGACACCACCTACTCATCTCTGTGGGTGGCTGTGAAGGTCTACGGTTCGCCGACTACTACGTATAAAGGTTTAGCACTAATCAACGCTGGACTAAATAGGCTTTATGAGATATCGATATATAGTAGCAGTATTTATGTCTGGAGCTACAACGTTGAATCAGCTGGTGGTTGGAGACAATTAGGAAGTGCTACCATCAGCAATTTCAACTCCGGCTACTGGTACACTATAGTGCTGAACTATACTGTTACTTCAACAGCTGTGAACTTCTATGTCTGGGTCTACGACCCTTATGGAAACCAAGTTGCATATTTAACGGCTAGTAGCACTTCTGGAAACAGGTTCAGACCTGCCTACATAGGTCTAGAGGTGGATTACACAGGATTTATCGGAACTGGCTACAGCATCTTCGACGACTTCATAATCTCAACCACGGATCCCAGAACCGTGACCTTCAGCAACCTTCAGAGTGGACTTGTATTCAATATCTACGACAACCTAGGCACACTTACATACAGTTTCACGGCTACATCGAGCACATATAGCCTGAACGTTGTCAGGGATGTGGTTCTGGGTACGGGTAGCGACGGCAACATACGAATATCCTACCCGGGCGGGAGCTTTCTCTGTCTGAATGTATCAATACCTACCAGCGATGCTTTCCTAGGTGGCGATAAATATAGCCTTATCACATATACGCTCTCTACGTCTATAGATCCTACGGGAACTAACGCTGTCGTAACCGCGTATGTTTCGTCGGGTTCCAATGCTTTAACCTCGTTCTATGCAGTCAACTTAACAGCTACTCAGAATTATTACTTAATGCTTGAGCTTGACGTAGGCTCATCAACCATAGATTCAAGCCTGAACGCGGAGATATACGTTGAAGGCAATTCACAAAAGATAACGATCGTGAACGGCGCCCCTACCTCAACCTCTACTGATTGGGTGTTTCTACCGTCTAGCTCTACTAAACACGTAATCGTTGGAAACGCTTACGCTTCATCGGAATCAACCTCCACTTTAGTATTGAAAGTTATCGGATGTGTAGGCGGTCCTAACTACGTCGGCGCCTGCGTTATATACCCGTTAACCATACAGCTTATTGACCCCGACCCAACCTTAAGCTATGCTGAACCTCAACCCGCAACCAACCCTTCGAAAACCTCCTACGAACCATATAGCTGGCCTGAAGCTCTAGGGGATGAAAGTGGGTACTTTGATGAGGTAGTCTCCACTCAATTGCTTTTGAATTACGATTTCAACGAATCCCTAAGCCATTGGGAGGTGGTGAATGGTACTTACTTGAAGTGGGTTTCCTCAACAGATCCTCAAGCATTAGGTGGTGTAGCTCTTCTAAACGGTACACTACCTAAGGGGATTAATGGTGATACAGCTCTAATTCAGCAGGTGTTTACAGCTCCTAGGATTGTTGGGGATCTTAAGCTTGAAGTTAGGTGTAGATATGAAGCACAACCGAAGGGTCAGTTAAGCAGTCAGAGCCTAACCATATCCATAATCGACTTAGGCAACGGCAACATAGTGTGGAGTACTTCTCTAACACCAACAAGTTATTACAATGTATATAGCTATGCAATTCCTTCAGACCTACTGGAATTTGGCAACGAATACCTTGTCTTAATTCAAGTTAACGTATCTTCAAAGGGCAATACGGATTTAGATTACAGACTTTACCTAGATTATGTACTGCTAGAGGAAGGTGATTAA
- a CDS encoding conserved hypothetical protein (KEGG: tpe:Tpen_1757 hypothetical protein~SPTR: A1S122 Putative uncharacterized protein), with protein MSIETAELRARLLKLLEEDIEFRYAVAGLIGLGEILKRLDRHEEELKRIWEEIARLREDMNRGFERHDIELAKLREDFNRAIQLFEKRFEEIDKRFEAVEERLDNMNARLGRVERTLEKLTLDIEEEARSIIRYRLRNELGIDIELKSLHLPDMEINIYGCRDDICIVGEASVRASANILEELLDKVKDLRKRYPDKLRQKTILVIYTSLALPELVEKAEKHNIWVLKATGDYYKPDFSRILS; from the coding sequence TTGTCTATAGAGACAGCTGAGCTTAGGGCAAGGTTGTTGAAGCTTTTGGAGGAGGATATAGAGTTTCGATATGCTGTAGCTGGTCTTATAGGTTTGGGAGAGATTCTCAAGAGACTTGATAGACATGAGGAGGAGCTTAAGAGGATATGGGAGGAAATTGCAAGATTAAGAGAGGATATGAATAGAGGATTCGAAAGACATGATATAGAGTTGGCCAAGCTTAGAGAGGATTTCAATAGAGCTATCCAGTTATTTGAGAAGAGGTTTGAGGAGATAGATAAAAGGTTTGAGGCTGTTGAGGAGAGGCTGGATAATATGAATGCTAGGTTGGGTAGGGTTGAGAGGACTTTGGAGAAGCTTACCTTGGATATTGAGGAGGAGGCTAGGTCTATTATTAGGTATAGGCTTAGGAATGAGCTTGGTATAGATATAGAGTTGAAATCTCTCCATCTACCCGATATGGAGATCAATATCTATGGATGTAGAGACGATATATGCATTGTTGGAGAAGCAAGTGTTAGGGCAAGTGCAAATATCCTCGAAGAACTTCTAGACAAGGTTAAGGATCTTAGGAAGAGATATCCAGATAAATTGAGACAAAAAACAATTCTAGTCATATACACAAGCCTAGCACTACCAGAACTAGTAGAAAAAGCAGAGAAACACAACATATGGGTTCTGAAAGCAACGGGAGATTACTATAAACCTGATTTCTCAAGGATTCTCAGCTAG
- a CDS encoding Abortive infection protein (InterPro IPR003675~KEGG: aba:Acid345_2184 abortive infection protein~PFAM: Abortive infection protein~SPTR: A8SCR8 Putative uncharacterized protein~PFAM: CAAX amino terminal protease family) has protein sequence MILVVLAFLGTTASNLSLVETGIISPNPRYSLYWGLYLSMSVCVPALVFIGTLNTLGLVSLETSRLSIYTLTRPEVLVINFVFNGLCEELFFRGYVQGSLNRSIGHEASPIVSGIIFGAIHLNNYVNPFTGKYSLDTGAVVWVLLCCFIGIYLGLLRRKCGDIYCPTLFHGSLDYTMDVMSILKCPSNILNMAMGVG, from the coding sequence ATGATCCTAGTAGTACTTGCTTTTTTAGGGACAACTGCCTCCAACCTTAGTTTAGTTGAAACCGGCATTATTTCACCTAATCCACGGTATAGCCTCTACTGGGGCCTCTATCTTTCGATGAGTGTATGTGTCCCTGCTCTCGTCTTTATTGGTACTCTTAATACATTGGGGTTAGTCTCGCTTGAGACCAGTAGACTCAGCATATATACACTTACTCGTCCCGAAGTCCTAGTTATTAATTTTGTGTTTAATGGTCTCTGCGAAGAGCTTTTCTTCAGGGGATATGTACAAGGATCTCTAAACAGATCAATAGGTCATGAGGCATCTCCTATAGTAAGCGGCATAATCTTTGGGGCTATACATTTGAATAACTACGTCAATCCCTTTACTGGAAAATATAGCCTTGATACTGGTGCTGTGGTATGGGTGTTATTATGCTGTTTTATAGGTATATACCTCGGGTTATTGCGTAGAAAGTGTGGCGATATCTATTGTCCTACATTATTTCACGGGTCACTAGATTATACAATGGATGTTATGAGCATACTTAAATGTCCATCGAATATTTTAAACATGGCTATGGGTGTTGGCTGA
- a CDS encoding hypothetical protein (KEGG: ape:APE_2602 hypothetical protein~SPTR: Q9Y8N1 Putative uncharacterized protein) — translation MEWIYIALLVIFIGIVLGLVIANELNILRLFDIGINVYVPEAEGVIEIKLDIRNASGSVLYPNITSLYLDRDSRIQFKLLSAEVEGDVRIALSGRATLVGVNGDRYSVSMPCLYTNIECFRILTLIPGYDTPMPLPRDRYSVSLELSWYGASGVGKIRLKLGIVKESDIVITKIGTKPENTTGWITFEGSTRTYAALIEPRATRVGDNTYAVHVWIWIFTPMNNTDIQSVDIAIEDYSGRQLYSTMVNLDRVEIYREALVRITLPQGRYVVKIAINPDIVLQTKLSIE, via the coding sequence GTGGAATGGATATACATAGCTCTACTTGTTATATTTATTGGTATAGTTCTAGGTCTTGTTATTGCTAATGAGCTAAATATTTTGAGGCTCTTTGACATAGGTATTAATGTTTATGTGCCAGAGGCGGAGGGTGTTATAGAGATAAAACTGGATATTAGAAATGCTTCAGGATCTGTATTATATCCCAATATAACTTCGCTGTATCTAGATAGAGATTCTAGAATACAGTTCAAGTTGTTGTCAGCTGAGGTAGAAGGAGATGTTAGGATAGCTCTAAGTGGAAGAGCAACTCTTGTTGGTGTTAATGGAGATAGATACTCAGTGTCTATGCCATGTCTATATACAAACATTGAATGTTTTAGAATATTAACATTGATACCGGGTTACGATACCCCTATGCCACTGCCTAGAGATAGATACTCAGTATCACTAGAACTCTCTTGGTATGGAGCTTCAGGTGTAGGGAAAATAAGATTGAAGCTAGGTATAGTAAAAGAATCAGATATTGTGATAACCAAGATTGGTACAAAGCCGGAGAACACCACTGGTTGGATAACATTTGAGGGTTCGACAAGAACATATGCTGCATTGATAGAGCCTAGAGCTACTAGAGTTGGAGATAATACCTATGCAGTACATGTATGGATCTGGATATTTACACCAATGAATAATACAGATATACAAAGCGTTGATATAGCTATCGAAGATTATAGCGGTAGACAACTCTATAGCACAATGGTTAATCTAGATAGGGTAGAGATCTATAGAGAAGCCTTAGTAAGAATTACATTGCCACAAGGTAGATATGTTGTTAAGATTGCTATAAATCCCGATATAGTTCTACAGACAAAGCTATCCATAGAATAG
- a CDS encoding Rubredoxin-type Fe(Cys)4 protein (InterPro IPR004039~KEGG: amt:Amet_1224 rubredoxin-type Fe(Cys)4 protein~PFAM: Rubredoxin-type Fe(Cys)4 protein~SPTR: A6TML4 Rubredoxin-type Fe(Cys)4 protein) produces the protein MPLWKCQVCGLVLEGPEPPDKCPRCGAPKEQFKLLSDQEAQLVTRSRKSNYLHMKAVTLLQELLKIAEEGIQDNLDPPCVKIFTEEKEFALLTIQKIMAELEVHMKKGKWG, from the coding sequence ATGCCTCTCTGGAAATGCCAAGTCTGTGGTCTCGTGCTAGAAGGGCCTGAGCCACCAGATAAATGTCCAAGGTGTGGAGCACCAAAAGAACAATTCAAACTGTTATCAGATCAAGAAGCACAGCTTGTCACAAGATCTAGAAAATCTAACTATCTACATATGAAGGCTGTAACCCTTCTACAAGAGCTTTTAAAGATTGCTGAGGAGGGTATACAGGATAATCTAGATCCACCATGTGTAAAGATATTTACCGAGGAGAAAGAGTTTGCACTACTAACAATACAGAAGATAATGGCGGAACTAGAGGTTCATATGAAGAAGGGTAAGTGGGGCTAA
- a CDS encoding Ferroxidase (COGs: COG1528 Ferritin-like protein~InterPro IPR008331:IPR009040~KEGG: tsi:TSIB_1722 ferritin-like protein~PFAM: Ferritin Dps family protein~PRIAM: Ferroxidase~SPTR: B5IS85 Ferritin-like domain subfamily~PFAM: Ferritin-like domain) encodes MISDKIVEALNKQLNRELYSAYLYLAMASWFDSRNLKGFAHWMKVQAREEVEHAMKFYEYINDRGGRVVLEDIKAVQIEWKSVTEVFEYALEHERNVTRYIHELFNLARSEGDRATEVFLHWFINEQVEEEKTFSEILQILKYAGETPQIVLILDRQLAERK; translated from the coding sequence ATGATTAGTGATAAAATTGTTGAAGCTTTAAATAAACAGTTGAATAGAGAGCTATACTCTGCATATCTATATCTCGCTATGGCTTCATGGTTCGATAGTAGGAATCTCAAGGGTTTTGCACACTGGATGAAGGTTCAGGCTAGGGAGGAGGTCGAACATGCTATGAAGTTCTATGAATATATAAATGATAGGGGAGGTAGAGTTGTTCTAGAGGATATAAAGGCTGTTCAGATTGAGTGGAAAAGCGTTACAGAGGTATTTGAGTATGCTCTTGAACATGAAAGAAATGTTACTAGATATATACATGAGCTATTCAATTTAGCTAGATCTGAGGGCGATAGAGCTACAGAGGTATTTCTGCACTGGTTTATAAATGAACAGGTAGAGGAGGAGAAGACATTTAGCGAAATACTCCAGATACTTAAGTATGCTGGAGAAACACCACAGATAGTTCTGATACTAGATAGACAATTGGCAGAGAGGAAATAG
- a CDS encoding phosphodiesterase, MJ0936 family (COGs: COG0622 phosphoesterase~InterPro IPR004843:IPR000979~KEGG: hbu:Hbut_1332 diadenosine tetraphosphatase-related serine/threonine protein phosphatase~PFAM: metallophosphoesterase~SPTR: A2BMF0 Diadenosine tetraphosphatase-related serine/threonine protein phosphatase~TIGRFAM: phosphodiesterase, MJ0936 family~PFAM: Calcineurin-like phosphoesterase~TIGRFAM: phosphoesterase, MJ0936 family): MRILVISDIHGNYEALKTVLDRVEYDYLWVLGDLVDYGPDPHLVVDTVKSLKPDIILMGNHDYAVAYRDDCRCDPSIHWLSVYTRENISYRLLSEEQIKWLSSLERKSVRDIGGYRVMAVHGSPRNPLYGYLYPGLSDDEKLLQLTESPFALRPRPVDVDVVVHGHTHIPNTEVVKGIKLFNPGSLGQPRDGDPRASIGVIDLDKNVFEIHRIEYDVESVVKRYRDLGIEDRYLDALMYILRKASIEGIDSSGTPI; the protein is encoded by the coding sequence ATGAGGATCCTAGTTATATCTGATATCCATGGTAATTACGAGGCTTTGAAAACAGTTTTAGATAGGGTTGAATATGATTATCTATGGGTTTTAGGAGATCTTGTAGACTATGGTCCTGATCCCCATCTTGTTGTAGATACTGTAAAGTCTCTTAAGCCTGATATAATTCTTATGGGTAATCATGACTATGCTGTTGCTTATAGAGATGACTGTAGATGTGATCCTTCTATTCATTGGCTTAGTGTATATACAAGGGAGAATATATCGTATAGATTGTTGAGCGAGGAACAGATAAAGTGGCTTTCAAGTCTGGAGAGGAAGAGTGTTAGGGATATAGGTGGCTATAGGGTTATGGCTGTACATGGATCTCCTAGAAATCCTCTATATGGATATCTCTATCCAGGTCTTAGCGATGATGAGAAGCTTCTTCAGCTTACAGAGAGCCCATTTGCACTAAGGCCAAGGCCTGTTGATGTAGATGTTGTTGTTCATGGACATACACATATACCTAATACAGAGGTTGTCAAGGGGATTAAGCTGTTTAATCCTGGTAGCCTTGGACAGCCTAGAGATGGAGATCCAAGGGCATCTATAGGGGTTATAGATCTTGATAAAAATGTTTTTGAGATACATAGAATTGAATATGATGTTGAATCTGTTGTTAAGAGATATAGAGATCTTGGGATAGAGGATAGATATCTAGATGCATTGATGTATATACTGAGGAAGGCATCTATCGAAGGTATAGATAGTAGTGGTACTCCTATATAG